The nucleotide window CTCCAGTCGATGGTTCAATGGCTACAATACCACCACGTTTACCTTTCATTAATTTTTGAGCATACATTTGTAACTCAATATCTAAGGTTAACATTAGGTCTTTACCATTTACAGGTAAAGTATCCTTAGAACCATTTTTATATGAGCCAGTAACTTTATTAAACCTGTTTCTATGTAGGTATTTTTTACCTTTTCTACCTCTTAAAACATCTTCATACTGTCTTTCTATTCCATCTTTTCCTTCTAATTCTCCTTGCTGGTAATAGTTGTTTGTTCTTGCTTTTTGCTCATTTACCTCTCCAATATAACCCAAAACGTTTGCTGCAGCAGGTAATGGATAATCTCTAATAATTCTTTTCTGAATATAAAAACCTGAATACTTGTGCAGTTTTTCTTGTAGAAATGCAAAATCTTCTTTAGCCAATTGTTTTAAAAATACTGAGGGTAGGTAAGAAGCATATCTTTCGGCTTTTTTAAATCGTTTCAAAAAGTCCTTTTTATCAATTTTTAAAAGATTGCAAAATTCAATAGTATCTAATGGTTTTACTTGATTTGGCTGAACCATAACATCATAAGATAATTGGTTTGCAACCAATAATTCTCCATTTCTATCATATACATAGCCACGTTCTGGATAATCATAAACAGTTTTTACTGCAGCATTATGAATAGGGTCATAATTTTTACTTTTAATTATTTGCAGTTGAAATAATCGTCCAATAAAAACTAAACCAGTAATGGTAATTAAAAAATAAAGTAAAAAACTCTTTTGCATTATTCAATTTTAGTAAAAATATAACTTCCTAAGAAGTATAAGATTAACGTAAAAATACTAGAAAATAGTGTGTTTAAAATAACCTCAGAAAAATTCTGTAGGCTAAAATTAGCAAAAGAAAAGTAAATAAGGTGATGAATTATGGTTAAAGTTACTACATAGTTAAATCTTTTTCCAAAAGGCTCAGATTTTAGTTTGAAAAAAGCATAATCAGTTGCCACTTTTCTAAAATATAGTTTTATAAAAAACAGTCTTGCATAAGCAATTATTAGTATTGAAAAGGCATGAATACCTCCAGAGTCTGAAAAGAAATCAACTCCTAATCCAAGAAGAAATGTATAGAATAAAAATGGTATTCGATTTTCTTTTAGTGGATATAAAAAAACAAAAATAATATAGAGATATGGGTTAATATGACCTAAAAAAAGAATATTATTTAGAATCAATACCTGTAAGAACAGTAAACCAAAAAATAGAAAAATAAGACGTACGTTGCTATTCATTCTGTGCTTCTAATTGATTAATTTCTATTCTATCAAAGTTTTTAATGATATGCACATATCCTAAATTACTCATGTCATTAAACAGAGTTACATTTACCTTATTGTCTGCGCTGTTTCCTTTATTAATTTCAGAAATAGTACCAATTAAAATTCCTTCTGGAAATATGGTTGATTTACCACCAGTTTCGATAGTGTCTCCAATTTTTAAAGGAGCTTGCCTTGGAATGTCAGAAAGTTGAACAGTATTGTAATCTTTTCCATCCCAACCTAAAGATCCAAAGTAATTGCTATTTTTTAGTCGAGCATTTATTTTACTATTCTTATTTAAAATAGACTGAACTCTTGCATAGTTATTGGTAGTATTATCTGTAATACCAATAACACCTCTGCTGTTAATTACAGCCATTTCCTTTTTAATGCCTTGATTTTCTCCTCTATCAATTGTTATAAAGTTAAAGTCTTTAGCATAATTATTATTGATAATTTTTGCAGTGGTAAATGTGTACTTCTGATTAAAATTTATGGTATCTAAAATTATTGAATCTTTAGAGTCAAGGTTATTACTGATTTTTGAGAGCAAATTTCTAAGTCGAGTATTTTCTTCGGCTAAAAGTTTGTTTTCTTCTTTTAATCCAAAATATTCAGAAATCTTAGAAGATTGAAAGTATAAGCCTCCAGTAATTGAATTAGCAGAGTTTACAAACTTACTTTTATGAAAACTGAGATTATTAAAAATAAGAAAAAGGGCAATAAATTCTAGTACAAGAAAAAACAAGAAGTATTTAAACTTCTGAAAAAAGTAGATAATTTGTTGCATTCTTAAAAATTAATAATGCTAGTTCATTAAAACGTTTTTGTATTTATTTAATTCTTTTAAGGCAATACCTGTTCCACGAACTACAGCTCTTAAAGGATCTTCAGTAACATATACAGGTAAATCAGTTTTACGAGACAAACGTTTATCTAATCCTCTTAACATAGAGCCACCTCCAGCTAAATAAATTCCTGTGTTGTAAATATCTGCAGCTAATTCTGGTGGAGTTTTAGATAATGTCTCCATTACAGCATCTTCTATTCTTAAGATAGATTTATCTAATGCTTTTGCAATTTCTCTAAAAGAAACCTGAACTTGCTTAGGTTTACCACTAAGTAAATCTCTACCTTGAACTAACATTTCATCTGGTGGACTATCTAAATCTTCAGTTGCTGCACCAATTTGAATTTTAATTTTCTCTGCTGTAGTTTCACCAACATGCAAGTTATGCTGAGTTCTCATGTAATACATAATATCACTCGTAAATAAATCGCCAGCAACTTTTACAGATTGATCACACACAATACCACCTAAAGCAATAACTGCAATTTCTGTAGTACCACCACCTATATCTATAATCATGTTTCCTTTAGGTTCCATAATATCTATACCAACACCAATAGCAGCAGCCATAGGTTCGTAAATTAGATATATTTCTTTAGCATTCATATGTTTTGCAGAATCTCTAACCGCTCTTTTTTCTACTTCTGTAATTCCTGAAGGAATACAGATGACCATTCTTAAAGCAGGTGGAAATAATTTCTTTTTTATTGATGGAATCTGTTTAACAAATTCCTTAATCATTTCTTCTGAGGCTTGAAAATCTGCAATAACTCCGTCTTTTAATGGACGAATTGTTTTAATATTTTCATGAGTTTTTCCTTGCATTAGGTTGGCTTCCTGACCAATTGCAATGATTTTACCAGAAACTCTATTTCTGGCTACTATAGAAGGGCTATCAATAACAACCTTTCCATTATGTATGATAAGCGTATTTGCGGTTCCTAAATCAATCGCAATATCTTCTGTCATAAAATCAAAAAAACCCATAGAAATTATTTCTTATTTGAAAGTGTGTATTCTTACAAATTTACAAAAATTAATCTTGTAAATAAGCGAATTAAATTAATGTTTAAAATGTCTTGTACCTGTCATTACCATAGATAAATTGTTATCATTACAGTAATCAATACTTAACTGATCTTTTATAGAACCTCCAGGTTGAATAACACTTGTAATACCAGCCTTGTCAGCTATTTCTACACAGTCTGGAAATGGAAAAAACGCATCACTAGCCATTACAGCTCCATTTAAATCAAACCCAAAACTTGTAGCTTTTTCTATAGCTTGTCTTAGGGCATCAACTCTACTTGTTTGTCCTGTACCACTTGCTAATAGTTGGTTGTTTTTAGTAAATACAATCGTGTTAGATTTTGTATGCTTGCATATTTTTGAAGCAAATAATAAATCTTTTAACTCAGCTTCTGTTGGTTTTGTATTGGTAACGTAAGTTAAGTCTTCTAAAGTATCTGTCTTAGCATCTTTATCTTGAACTAATAAACCGTTTAAAGCTGTTCTAACATTTTGAGAAGGTAATTCTGTAGTTTTCTGTACTAAAATTACTCTATTTTTCTTTCCTTTTAATATGGTTAAAGCTTCATCAGAAAACGAAGGTGCAATTACAACCTCACAAAATAATTTATGAATTTCTTCTGCAGTTGCTTCATCAATTTCTGTATTAGAAATTAAAACACCTCCAAAAGCAGAAACAGGATCACCTGCTAAAGCATCTATATAAGCTTGTTTTATTGTATTTCTTTGCGCAAAACCACATGCATTATTATGTTTTAATACTGCAAAGGTTGGGTCTTCTCCAATAAATTCATTCATTAAATTTACTGCTGCATCAACATCTAAAAGATTGTTGTAGCTTAATTCTTTACCATGTAATTTATCGAACATGGCATCTAAATCTCCAAAGAAATATCCTTTTTGATGAGGGTTCTCTCCATATCTTAAAGTTTTAGAAGTTGTTTCACTTGCTTTATATACTATTTCATCTTCATTAAAATAGTTAAAAATTGCAGTATCATAATGAGAAGAAATATTAAAAGATTTTGCTGCAAATTTCTTACGTTGTTCTATTGAAGTTTCTCCTTTATTAGATGATAATATTTCTAAAAACTCATCATACTGCTCCATAGAAGAAACTGTAAAAGTGTCTTTGAAGTTTTTGGCAGATGCTCTAATTAAAGAAATACCACCTATATCTATTTTTTCTACAATATCTTGTTCAGGTGCTCCAGAAGCAACTGTTTTTTCAAAGGGATATAAGTCAACAATAACTAAGTCTAATTGAGGGATGTTGTATTCTTTCATTTCAGCAACATCACCTTCATGATCTTGTCTGTTTAGAATACCTCCAAAAACTTTTGGGTGTAGTGTTTTTACACGACCTCCTAATATAGAAGGATATGAAGTTACATCTTCTACAGGTACTACATCTATACCTAATTCTTTAATAAACTTTTCTGTACCTCCTGTAGAATAAATAGTTACATTTAGTTCATTTAATTTTTGAACTATTGGTGCTAAACCATCTTTGTGAAATACCGAAATTAATGCTGATTTAATTGTTTTTGAAGTGCTCATTACAAGTTGTATTGTTAAGCGAGCAAATCTAAGCAATCATTAAAGAAATCGCAATGAAAAGATAGTAACAAAAGTACTAAGTAATTAACATTTTGATTTCTTTAAAATGCTCTTAATTATTCTGCACTGTCCAGAAAATCTCGAAACCAATAAACAAATTGGTCATAAACAGTGTCTTCTTCTTTTAGGTTGAATTTTTTGCTAGATTTAGCGTACGAGGTAAAGTATTCTTTAGTTCTCATCATGTGGGGGTATTAATGATTATAAAAATGTATTTCAGCGAACTAATTTATAGAATATTTTTATAAAAACAAATTTTTATAAAATATTCGCCACTTTTTTGCACACATATTCTAAAAGCTCCTCATCGTTTTCAGTAAAAGTATTGGCTGTATGAGAATCTATATCTATTTGGCCTATATTTTCTTTATTCACAAAAATTGGAATCACAATTTCAGATTTTACCTTCCAGCCACATGAGATGTAGTTATCTTGTTCAGAAACATCTTGTACTACAAAATTCTCATTGCTGACAGCAACTTGTCCGCAAATACCTTTTCCAAAAGGAATTATAGTGTGTTCTGTTTCCTCTCCTGTATATTGAGCTAATTTAAGCTCGTTTTTATCTCCGTTTTTAAAATAAAAACCTACCCAGTCATAATAAGAAATTTCATTTTCTAAATAATCACAAATACTTTGTAATTTTTCTTCTTTAGAAGTTTTTGATGCTATAATTTGATCGATGTTCTCTTTTAATGGTGCTATATTCATCACGTAATTATGTAAATTTTGTATAGATATTATCGTAATTTTTTAATAAAACTTACAAGTAAATATTTAACACAAAGTTAGAATAACTTTTTGTAAATTTGTACTTCTAAAATGAAACATTTTTTTACTAAAATATCAATTTTATCACTATCATTTTTAGTGCTGTTTTCAACCTTTTCTTTTACGGTTGATGCTCATTATTGTGGAGATTTTTTAGTAGATTTTTCACTTACAGGAAAAACAAATAGTTGTGGAATGCAGATGGATGATGATGCAAACGTAGTTATGAAAAGTTGCTGTAAAGATGAGGTTCAAAAAATAGAAGGTCAGGAAGAACTTCAAAATCAAGAAGTAAAAGAATTTACTTTTAAGGAGCAGCAATTTGTTGCTACTTTTTTTATTACTTATAGAGATTTATTTATAGAACAAGCTTCAAGAAATAAATTTTATAAAGACTTTACTCCACCTGATATTCCTATAGATTATCAAGTACAATATCAAACATTTTTAATCTGATTTTTTTTTAATTACAAACAGTAGTCTTCTATTGAGTTAGAAGAAAAATAGTTGTTGTTAATTAAATAATAATAGAAATGAAAAAAATATTTATAAATAGCATATTGCTATTTGTACCACTCATAATCTTTTCGCAAAACACTTTTAAAGGAATGATTATGGACAAAAACAATCCTCAGAATAATTTAGGAGTAGAAGGTGTTAGTGTGCACTGGTTAGATACTAATGTTGGCACAATAACTAACGATAAAGGTTGGTTTACGATTGATTATAAATCAGATTATAAAAAACTTGTAATTAGTTACTTAGGCTATAAAATAGATACTTTAACGATAACTAGTTTAGAGCCAATTCATCATTTTTTGACTTTAGAAAGTGAGTTAGAAGAAATTACCATTAATAGCAAACGAAATGCTGTTCAGAAATCATTTTTGTCTACTACAAATATGTTTACAGTAAATGCAGAAGAATTATTAAAAGCTGCTTGTTGTAATTTGGCTGAAAGTTTTGAAACAAATCCTTCTATAGATTTAAGTTTTTCTGATGCCTTAACAGGTACAAAACAAATTCAAATGTTGGGTTTAACTAGTCCTTATTTACTAATTACCCAAGAAAATATACCAAGTGTTAGAGGTGCAAGTCAGGTTTTTGGACTCACATTTACTCCAGGAACTTGGGTAGAAAGTATACAAATTACCAAAGGTGCAGGTTCTGTTGTTAATGGTTATGAGAGTATTTCTGGTCAAATTAATGCAGAATTGGTAAAGCCTTTAACAGATAATGCATTCTTTTTAAATGCATACGGATCTCAAATGGGGCGTTTTGAACTGAATACACATTTCAATCAAAAAGTATCAGATAAATGGAATACAGGTTTATATATTCATGGCAATTATAGAGGCCAAAAATTGGATAGGAATAATGACAATTTTTTAGATATGCCATTAGCCAATCAAATAAATGTAATGAACAGATGGCAATTTACAGATGCAGAAAAAGGTTGGGTTAGTTTTATAAATGTTCGTTTTTTGAATGATGAAAAACAAACAGGTGAAATCAATTTTAATCCAGATATAGATAAAGGCACAACCAATAATTGGGGAAGTGAAATAGATACAAAACGATTTGATACTTCTCTTAAATTGGGGTATGTGTTTCCTGAATTACCTTTTCAAAGTATAGGTTTTCAAATGGCTTACAGCAATCATCAGCAAGATTCTTATTTTGGGTTAAATGTATATGACATTCAGCATCAAAGCATGTATTCTAATCTTATTTTTAATTCGATTATTGGTGATACAAGAAATAAGTTTAAAACCGGTTTAAGTTTTACTTACGATAAATACGATGAACTTGTTAATACCACTAATTTTGATAGAAAAGAAAATTCTTTTGGAGGTTTTTTTGAATACGCTTTTGATAATTTAGACAACTTTAGTATAACTGCAGGTTTAAGATTAGATACTCATAATTTACTAGGCACTTTTCTAACACCAAGATTACATCTTAGATTTGTGCCCTGGGATAAAGGTGTGTTGAGAGCTTCTGTTGGAAGAGGAAAAAGAAGTGCCAATATTTTTGCGGAAAATCAGCAATTATTTGCAAGTTCTAGGCAAATAAATATAGATAATGTTGGTGGTAATATCTATGGATTAAATCCAGAAATTGCATGGAATTATGGAGTGTCTTATCTTCAGAAATTTAACCTAGTCAATAGCAAAGGAGACATCACTTTAGATTTTTATCAAACAAAATTCGATAATCAAGTAATTGTAGATTGGGAAAATCCGCAAGCAGTGTCTTTTTATAATTTAGATGGTAAGAGTGTTGCAAATAGCTTTCAAATAGAGGTAAACTATGCTTTATCTGAAAGATTAAATTTAAGAACGGCTTACAAGTATTTTGATATTTCTACAGATTATAAATCTGGAAATCTGCAAAAACCTATTCAGCCTAGAGACCGATTTTTTGCCAATTTATCTTATGAAACAGATTTAACTGCTACTAATGCTCAGTGGAAATTTGATGTTACTTTTAATAATATTGGTAAACAGCGTTTGCCAAATACAAGCACAAAACCTGTACAATACCAATTGCCAGAAATTACAGAGCCTTATCAATTATTAAATACACAAATTACAAAAGTATTTTCTAAGAAATTTGAAGTCTATTTAGGTGCTGAGAACTTAACCAACGTACAACAAAACAATCCTGTTTTGGCAAGTGATGATCCTTTTGGGCCAAATTTTGATACTACAATTGTGTACGCTCCAATTTTTGGCAGGTCTATTTATACAGGATTAAGATTTAAATTAAATTAAAAACAAATACAGAAATGAAAAAATTAATTTTAACTTTAAGTATCATTTTGATTGGCTTTTCAGTACAATCTCAAGAAATTAAGAAAAATAAAAACGCAAAGGAAGTTATAAAAGTAGATGGAATTTGTGGCATGTGTAAAAAGCGAATTGAAACAGCTGCGTTAAAAACAAAAGGAGTAAAGTTTGCTATTTGGAGTCCAG belongs to Polaribacter dokdonensis and includes:
- the mreC gene encoding rod shape-determining protein MreC, with the translated sequence MQQIIYFFQKFKYFLFFLVLEFIALFLIFNNLSFHKSKFVNSANSITGGLYFQSSKISEYFGLKEENKLLAEENTRLRNLLSKISNNLDSKDSIILDTINFNQKYTFTTAKIINNNYAKDFNFITIDRGENQGIKKEMAVINSRGVIGITDNTTNNYARVQSILNKNSKINARLKNSNYFGSLGWDGKDYNTVQLSDIPRQAPLKIGDTIETGGKSTIFPEGILIGTISEINKGNSADNKVNVTLFNDMSNLGYVHIIKNFDRIEINQLEAQNE
- a CDS encoding rod shape-determining protein yields the protein MGFFDFMTEDIAIDLGTANTLIIHNGKVVIDSPSIVARNRVSGKIIAIGQEANLMQGKTHENIKTIRPLKDGVIADFQASEEMIKEFVKQIPSIKKKLFPPALRMVICIPSGITEVEKRAVRDSAKHMNAKEIYLIYEPMAAAIGVGIDIMEPKGNMIIDIGGGTTEIAVIALGGIVCDQSVKVAGDLFTSDIMYYMRTQHNLHVGETTAEKIKIQIGAATEDLDSPPDEMLVQGRDLLSGKPKQVQVSFREIAKALDKSILRIEDAVMETLSKTPPELAADIYNTGIYLAGGGSMLRGLDKRLSRKTDLPVYVTEDPLRAVVRGTGIALKELNKYKNVLMN
- the purH gene encoding bifunctional phosphoribosylaminoimidazolecarboxamide formyltransferase/IMP cyclohydrolase, encoding MSTSKTIKSALISVFHKDGLAPIVQKLNELNVTIYSTGGTEKFIKELGIDVVPVEDVTSYPSILGGRVKTLHPKVFGGILNRQDHEGDVAEMKEYNIPQLDLVIVDLYPFEKTVASGAPEQDIVEKIDIGGISLIRASAKNFKDTFTVSSMEQYDEFLEILSSNKGETSIEQRKKFAAKSFNISSHYDTAIFNYFNEDEIVYKASETTSKTLRYGENPHQKGYFFGDLDAMFDKLHGKELSYNNLLDVDAAVNLMNEFIGEDPTFAVLKHNNACGFAQRNTIKQAYIDALAGDPVSAFGGVLISNTEIDEATAEEIHKLFCEVVIAPSFSDEALTILKGKKNRVILVQKTTELPSQNVRTALNGLLVQDKDAKTDTLEDLTYVTNTKPTEAELKDLLFASKICKHTKSNTIVFTKNNQLLASGTGQTSRVDALRQAIEKATSFGFDLNGAVMASDAFFPFPDCVEIADKAGITSVIQPGGSIKDQLSIDYCNDNNLSMVMTGTRHFKH
- a CDS encoding GAF domain-containing protein; the encoded protein is MNIAPLKENIDQIIASKTSKEEKLQSICDYLENEISYYDWVGFYFKNGDKNELKLAQYTGEETEHTIIPFGKGICGQVAVSNENFVVQDVSEQDNYISCGWKVKSEIVIPIFVNKENIGQIDIDSHTANTFTENDEELLEYVCKKVANIL
- a CDS encoding HYC_CC_PP family protein, which codes for MKHFFTKISILSLSFLVLFSTFSFTVDAHYCGDFLVDFSLTGKTNSCGMQMDDDANVVMKSCCKDEVQKIEGQEELQNQEVKEFTFKEQQFVATFFITYRDLFIEQASRNKFYKDFTPPDIPIDYQVQYQTFLI
- a CDS encoding TonB-dependent receptor, with the protein product MKKIFINSILLFVPLIIFSQNTFKGMIMDKNNPQNNLGVEGVSVHWLDTNVGTITNDKGWFTIDYKSDYKKLVISYLGYKIDTLTITSLEPIHHFLTLESELEEITINSKRNAVQKSFLSTTNMFTVNAEELLKAACCNLAESFETNPSIDLSFSDALTGTKQIQMLGLTSPYLLITQENIPSVRGASQVFGLTFTPGTWVESIQITKGAGSVVNGYESISGQINAELVKPLTDNAFFLNAYGSQMGRFELNTHFNQKVSDKWNTGLYIHGNYRGQKLDRNNDNFLDMPLANQINVMNRWQFTDAEKGWVSFINVRFLNDEKQTGEINFNPDIDKGTTNNWGSEIDTKRFDTSLKLGYVFPELPFQSIGFQMAYSNHQQDSYFGLNVYDIQHQSMYSNLIFNSIIGDTRNKFKTGLSFTYDKYDELVNTTNFDRKENSFGGFFEYAFDNLDNFSITAGLRLDTHNLLGTFLTPRLHLRFVPWDKGVLRASVGRGKRSANIFAENQQLFASSRQINIDNVGGNIYGLNPEIAWNYGVSYLQKFNLVNSKGDITLDFYQTKFDNQVIVDWENPQAVSFYNLDGKSVANSFQIEVNYALSERLNLRTAYKYFDISTDYKSGNLQKPIQPRDRFFANLSYETDLTATNAQWKFDVTFNNIGKQRLPNTSTKPVQYQLPEITEPYQLLNTQITKVFSKKFEVYLGAENLTNVQQNNPVLASDDPFGPNFDTTIVYAPIFGRSIYTGLRFKLN